TGATAAGGCGACTCGGTCTCAGTGATACGCTGTTTCCGGGTCGCTGCTGGAGGTGAGGGGTGTTGTGGGGTGCAGAGACAGGCAGAGTGGTGAGTTGAGGGTGTTTTGTCATTCCAAATCAGCACCTCCATTACCATCCCTTTGGATGTTTGAGATCTGGGAGTTtacccagccccccacccccatctagGCAAGTCCTCAGGATGTCCCCTGCTAGCCCCACTCACCCTCCGCAGCCCCTCGCCCCCGAGGGACCAGCCGGCCCAGGAAGTACACGGCCAGGGCAATGAGCACTGTCAGCACCAGGTCTCCCATCACGATCCCTGCCAGCACGCCCGGGCTCACCGTAGAGCAACTGCAATCTGCAGCACAGGGGTCAGGGGAGGTCAGTGTGTGCTGGGAACTGTGGGGAGGGGGGTCAGCGGCAGGGAGGTTTGGAAAGGGTGTGGGAGAGACGGAGACAGGGAGGTCTCTGGGAGGTAGAGAGAGGGACTGCTGGGTCTAGGCCTACCgctctgggcctgggcctggacaGGACGGAGAcctgaggaggaaaaagaaggtaaactgaggcacagagttaTGACGGGGGTGGGGGAGGCAAGTTTAGAAGCCAGGGAAGGTGGATCCTGACAGCCAAGAGGTTAGCAAGGGGGAGAGCGTGTCTGGCGGGACTCAGGGGGCTGGCGTCTGGGCCACCGGACTATGTGCGTTACTTCTGCACAACTTGTCCTGTGGCAACACACTTAGATGTCTCTTCTCCCCTGCTTGTAGCGGACGACAAAACTTGGGGGCTTGGGCTCTGGGAGAAACCCACAGGCTTTGGGAGGTTGGGGACCTGCTCCCATCCCAACACCCACTTTTGGTTCTCTCGTTCCACCccactccctgccctgccccaagcTGAGCCCAGGGACCCGGGAGGCAGCCACGGAAGCCCCTAACTCACCACTTACAGCCagcaggagaggcaggagcaggagcctGCTGCAGGGTTCAAGTCCCCCCATGAAGCCGGATGCTGCTGGACACCACAGTGTAAGGGCCGGTGGGATGTGGCGCAGCGTCCAGGCAAGTGAAGGAGGAAGTCTGAGGCGGGTGGTGGCagaagggaggaggagacagGGGAGGAGAGACAGAAACAAAACCCAAGAAAGAATCAGGCCCAGACACCCAGGGGCCATGCCACAGGCCCCCAGCAACTAGACGTGAAGGGCAAAGGGTACGTGAAGCACAAACTTCACCTCCGTCCCCAGTCAGGGGTCAGACATCGTTTTAACAGGAGGGTCAGTGTCATGACCTTCCTCTGGCTGATTGAAaccagctctgcctcttcctggctGGTCAaccttgagtgcaatggcacggtctcggctcactgcaacctctgcctcccgggttcaagtgattctcctgcctcagcctcccaagtagctgggattataggcgcctgccaccatgcccggctaattttttgtatttttttttcttttttttttagtagagacagggtttcaccatgttggccagctggtctcaaactcctgacctcaggtgatccacccaccttggcctcccgaagtgctaggattgcaagtgtgagccaccgcacccagctccaacctcagtttcttcatctgtaaaattgggagtAAAATGGGACC
The DNA window shown above is from Homo sapiens chromosome 19, GRCh38.p14 Primary Assembly and carries:
- the TYROBP gene encoding TYRO protein tyrosine kinase-binding protein isoform 4 precursor (isoform 4 precursor is encoded by transcript variant 4), which translates into the protein MGGLEPCSRLLLLPLLLAVSDCSCSTVSPGVLAGIVMGDLVLTVLIALAVYFLGRLVPRGRGAAEATRKQRITETESPYQELQGQRSDVYSDLNTQRPYYK
- the TYROBP gene encoding TYRO protein tyrosine kinase-binding protein isoform 2 precursor (isoform 2 precursor is encoded by transcript variant 2) — its product is MGGLEPCSRLLLLPLLLAVSGLRPVQAQAQSDCSCSTVSPGVLAGIVMGDLVLTVLIALAVYFLGRLVPRGRGAAEATRKQRITETESPYQELQGQRSDVYSDLNTQRPYYK
- the TYROBP gene encoding TYRO protein tyrosine kinase-binding protein isoform 3 precursor (isoform 3 precursor is encoded by transcript variant 3), producing the protein MGGLEPCSRLLLLPLLLAVSDCSCSTVSPGVLAGIVMGDLVLTVLIALAVYFLGRLVPRGRGAAEAATRKQRITETESPYQELQGQRSDVYSDLNTQRPYYK
- the TYROBP gene encoding TYRO protein tyrosine kinase-binding protein isoform 1 precursor (isoform 1 precursor is encoded by transcript variant 1), with the protein product MGGLEPCSRLLLLPLLLAVSGLRPVQAQAQSDCSCSTVSPGVLAGIVMGDLVLTVLIALAVYFLGRLVPRGRGAAEAATRKQRITETESPYQELQGQRSDVYSDLNTQRPYYK